AACTCCTGCGGACTTAAAGCGTATATGGGGCGGTGGCTTACGCCGTGAGAAGCGATTTCATGCCCCTTAGTGGCAATTTGGCGTATAAGGGAAGGGTGTTTTTTAGCCACCCAGCCGAGACAAAAAAAGGTAGCCTTTATGCCTCTTTCCGCTAGCATTTCTAAGATTAGCAAGGTGGGCTTTTCTACCCTTGAGGGCATTTTATCCCAGTCTTCCTGAGCTATTACCGAAGAAAAAGCTACTACCTGAAAATATTCTTCAACGTCTATAGAAAGGGCGTTTTTCATGAAAATTCTAGAAAATTGAGCTCTGGGCATTTATTAATTTCTTTTCGGCGCGCCAGGTGACGATAAAAGACCTCAAGTGCCTCTTGCTTAAGCCCTGAAAGATCGTATTCAATGCCTTTTAAATACAGAAGACACTCTTTGGGGCCAAGGGACGTCAGGCCCATGCACTTGTTGGCAATCTGGGGAAGACTTGCCGCGCCTTTTGCCCGCGAAAAGTATAGTTCCTTGGCAAAGGTTTCTATTTCCTGAGGTTTGTTTTGCCAGGCCTCTTTGCGCACCGCAAAAACAGCAAAAACAAAAGGCAGACGGGTATGCTCCATCCATAAAGCAGCAAGGTCATGGCTTTCGCGAAAAGGCGAGTTGTAGCGCAAAGAAAGCGCTTCGTCACCAATAGCAAGATAAGCTGGAGCACGAAGGCCCTCTTTTAGGGTTCCTGTGTGGTAGTAAGGCTTAAGCCCACAAAAATCCTCAAGCAAAAGCTTAAGCAGGGCCACAGAGGTTGCGCTTGCCCGGGTCAGGATGATTTCTTTTCCTGAAAGGGCTTCCAGGGGCTCGTTGGTGAACAACAAAACACTTCCTACTCTTCCGGTGGCGGAAATAGATACATCTGGCAAGAGATAGTAAAAAGCGGCATTGCGGGCGTATTCGTAGGAAGATACCAGGGCAAGGTCAAGATTTCCCTGAGAAAGGGACTGATTTAGCTCCGTAGGATGGCCAACCACAAGCTCCCAGGGCTTATTTTCCTTCTCAAGGCCCCAAATAAGCGGCGCTGTATTCAGATAAGAAACAATCCCAATGCGTAACATGGGATATGTTTTAGCACAGACCTTAAAATTTTAAATCCTAAAGATTCTAAAATTCACCCATCCTGCAAGGGATATGACGAAAAGGGTTAGTGGCTGTATTAACAAGGGAGAAACAAGCCCTT
Above is a window of Thermodesulfatator atlanticus DSM 21156 DNA encoding:
- a CDS encoding menaquinone biosynthetic enzyme MqnA/MqnD family protein, giving the protein MLRIGIVSYLNTAPLIWGLEKENKPWELVVGHPTELNQSLSQGNLDLALVSSYEYARNAAFYYLLPDVSISATGRVGSVLLFTNEPLEALSGKEIILTRASATSVALLKLLLEDFCGLKPYYHTGTLKEGLRAPAYLAIGDEALSLRYNSPFRESHDLAALWMEHTRLPFVFAVFAVRKEAWQNKPQEIETFAKELYFSRAKGAASLPQIANKCMGLTSLGPKECLLYLKGIEYDLSGLKQEALEVFYRHLARRKEINKCPELNFLEFS